GAGCTCTTTCGGAATCGTATCGAAATAACCTTTTGCCAAGTACGTATTCATCGGAATCGCGCCACCGGCATACAGCAGAATGAGCGCTGTGTGCGTGTCGAGAAGACCGAGCATGTTGAGCAATACGTAGATGGCGATGATGGCGACGAATTGCGGCACCATTTGCAAGACGAGGAACAAGACGAGCGAGTTCTTCCGTCCGACGAAACGATAGCGCGAGAACACATAACCAGTGATCGTCACCAAGATGACAGCGAGCGCCATCGTAATGAAAGCGATTTTCAACGTGTTCACATACCATAAACTATAATCCGAAATCGTTAGATCGAACAAGTTTTTATAGTGAATGAACGTCGGATTTTCTGGAATGATTTTTGACGTGATGGTACGACCCGGGTTGAATGACGTCCCTACCACCCAAAGCATTGGATAGAGAATGATGATCGACGCAAGCGTCAAGATGACATAAGAGAACGCCAAATTGATTCGTTTTTGTTTTTTCATATCAAATCATATCCTCGTCTTTGAAAGATTTTGTCCGACGGAACTGGATGACGGCAAGTGTCATGATGAAGAATGACAAAATGAGCGTGATCGCAGCCGCAAGTCCGTATTGCGGGTTGGCTCCGAGAGACAATTTGTAAATCCATGAAATCAAGATATCGGTACCACCGGCAGTTTGTCCCGGTACAGCCGGTCCACCGCCGTTAAAGAGATAGATGATGTTGAAGTTGTTGAAGTTGAACGTGAACTGCGTGATGAGAATCGGTGCTGTTGCGAACAAGAGCATCGGTAACGTAATCAAGCGGAACTTGTCAAAGATGGTCGCACCGTCAATCGTTGCCGCTTCATATAAGTCGCCAGGGATCGATTGCAATACCCCAGTCATGAGCGTCATGATGAACGGGAAGCCGAGCCACCATTGAATCAAGATGAGCGCGCTGCGTGTCGCCGTCGGATCGGTCATCCAGTTGATCGGATCAAGTCCGAACGCTGGAAGGATCGTCGTGTTGAACACACCGAACGATTCGTTGAACATCGAACGGAAAATCAAGATTGTGATGAACGCTGGAACGGCCCATGACAAAATCAAAATCGAGCGGAACAAGCGACGGAAGCGAAGACCTTCTTGGTTCAAGAGGACCGCGAGGAAAATCCCGATCGCGATGACACCGACCGTCGAAGCGACCGTCCAGACGAGTGTCCAGCCGAGAACGCCGACGAATGTGTCGCGCCAAATGTCGATTTCAAAAATTCGTGTGAAGTTCTCAAACCCGATCCACTCGACAAGTTTTGCCGGTGGTGCGTTGTTGTAACGATAGTTCGTGAACGCGATCAAGAATGTGAAAATGAGTGGTAATACGACTGTGAAGACGAGCAAGATGAGCGACGGGATCAACATCAAGTATGGGAATCCATGGTCGCGCAAGTTGCGGAGTTGCACTTGGAACGTTGGGACGTTTAGGTGCTGATCACGAATGCGACCGACTCGGTAGGCGTCACGAATGTTCCAGATGTAGAACGCGATTCCGAAGAAAAGTAAGATTAATGCGACAATCCCTTCTACCATCAAGAAGATGGAGTGGTCGTTACGAGGTCCTGCCACTTCGCCAAGCGTGATCAATCCC
This sequence is a window from Exiguobacterium mexicanum. Protein-coding genes within it:
- a CDS encoding carbohydrate ABC transporter permease, which encodes MASIANPKTPEQRPEKPTNHARNAALLSIIPGAGQFYNNQKAKAIAFFIVIMSYFAVNYDLFFKGAGAGPGDRGGLWGLITLGEVAGPRNDHSIFLMVEGIVALILLFFGIAFYIWNIRDAYRVGRIRDQHLNVPTFQVQLRNLRDHGFPYLMLIPSLILLVFTVVLPLIFTFLIAFTNYRYNNAPPAKLVEWIGFENFTRIFEIDIWRDTFVGVLGWTLVWTVASTVGVIAIGIFLAVLLNQEGLRFRRLFRSILILSWAVPAFITILIFRSMFNESFGVFNTTILPAFGLDPINWMTDPTATRSALILIQWWLGFPFIMTLMTGVLQSIPGDLYEAATIDGATIFDKFRLITLPMLLFATAPILITQFTFNFNNFNIIYLFNGGGPAVPGQTAGGTDILISWIYKLSLGANPQYGLAAAITLILSFFIMTLAVIQFRRTKSFKDEDMI
- a CDS encoding sugar ABC transporter permease yields the protein MKKQKRINLAFSYVILTLASIIILYPMLWVVGTSFNPGRTITSKIIPENPTFIHYKNLFDLTISDYSLWYVNTLKIAFITMALAVILVTITGYVFSRYRFVGRKNSLVLFLVLQMVPQFVAIIAIYVLLNMLGLLDTHTALILLYAGGAIPMNTYLAKGYFDTIPKELDEAARMDGAGHLRIFWQIILPLAKPIVATIALFNFMGPFNDFILASLVLRTPEKQTLAVGLYNMISRQFDNNFTLFAAGAVLSALPIVLLFFMFQRYFVSGLTAGGTKG